The nucleotide sequence TACACCATCCTTCTTTATCGTATGGAAGTTCAGCACTTTCATGTTCCGTCATAGTTCCTGGAAATTCAGTAATGGCTTTTGACATAACATTTTTGAAGTCATCAAATGTGCCTTCAAAAGTAGATGTAAAACAAACATTCATTTACGTTCTCCTTTGGTTTTTTTCTGGCATGCTAACCAGACTATTCGGAATACCTTATACAGAACCACTGCTCAGCACCGAATTTATAGCATCTATTTTCTTATATATAGAATGCAAGTTAACATATTTTTTCAGGACAATAAATACATGAAAAAATTTAACCAACAATTATACGAACAGTTATGTATAATTACCTCTATTACAACTATATATAATTACTGGAGTCTGATTTATGTCACTGGATTTGGGGCTAACATTAATCCCAATAGAGATTTCATTTATTGAATTTATAGTCCTTTGTTTAATTAGTTTTTTTTCATCTGCACTTTCTGCTTCTATAGGGTTAGGTGGTGGAATTATGACTATTACCGCTTTTATATACCTAATCAACCCACTAGCAGTAATACCTGTACATGCAATTACACAAGCAAATTCTAATTTTTTCAGGGCTCTAATGATGAGGAAAGATATAAGTTATACTTGGATTAAACCTTTCATAGGAGGAACAATATTAGGTGTCACAATTGGCGGACAACTTGCATTTAACATGCCCAAACATTTACTAGAAGGAATTATTGGTATATTTGTAATTTATTCATTATGGGGTCCTAAGTCGATTAATTTTACTAAACCAACAAATCTTATATCGTTGTTTACAGGTATAATCACATCTTTTGCTACTATGTTTGTTGGCGGTACTGGTCCTTTAGTTGCTCCATTTGTTAAATCTACAACAAATGATAGAAAAGTCATCGTAGCAACTCAAGGTGCCTATATGTCTATACAACATGGACTAAAGATCTTAGTATTTGGGATATTAGGATTTAATTTTGGCCCGTACATAGTCTTAATAATTTCTATTGTTCTATTTGGAATATTAGGGACATGGTTTGGTAAATACCTACTTAATCTTATGCCAGAAAGATTATTTATTATAGGATTCAATTCAATTATTACAGCTCTAGCAATAAAATTAATTTACTCTCCAATTAAAGTGTGGTTTTTTTAGG is from SAR202 cluster bacterium and encodes:
- a CDS encoding sulfite exporter TauE/SafE family protein, whose translation is MSLDLGLTLIPIEISFIEFIVLCLISFFSSALSASIGLGGGIMTITAFIYLINPLAVIPVHAITQANSNFFRALMMRKDISYTWIKPFIGGTILGVTIGGQLAFNMPKHLLEGIIGIFVIYSLWGPKSINFTKPTNLISLFTGIITSFATMFVGGTGPLVAPFVKSTTNDRKVIVATQGAYMSIQHGLKILVFGILGFNFGPYIVLIISIVLFGILGTWFGKYLLNLMPERLFIIGFNSIITALAIKLIYSPIKVWFF